One window from the genome of Lutra lutra chromosome X, mLutLut1.2, whole genome shotgun sequence encodes:
- the LOC125091492 gene encoding EZH inhibitory protein-like, producing the protein MATLSSDEKARKQPQGEVPVGPKNKVPPAPGEAHGVSSPDPGASVPSVSSGLSPSGGGAPHSGTAGSSASALAAVGAISINGEGADLPSTARVQARERADLQGGRSPHAELRCVVPGAGQGLQASHAGGVGAVVQAMRGVGQASGPPTLSTSLGKGRGRKQLGRKETAQAQKPPGRRCLFPGLLAPQCPVPSPPSSPGSQPSGRRRSRASPWGQAAQPGPALRTVNLSQALLAAVAAMHLSQALLAAAATAMHLNQALFVVAAAAAAAAAHPSQALISTAAAAAAALPLGAAPPRHALLSAGKPPGQALAIEASPLRQTLLSIAMRPGRARPSVALRAGRARLFTAMPLHKALLAAAVVAAVPPHQVLLFRAPQLGLARPSAAPQPCQVWLSAVLHPTRLLFAATVHPVEALFSTTELPGQALPSKSTPPLRALLSAAASQPVQALFSGATPPHWGLSSGAMLPSKDQQFAASLLRLG; encoded by the exons ATGGCCACCCTGTCATCCGATGAGAAGGCGCGGAAGCAACCGCAGGGTGAGGTGCCCGTAGGGCCGAAGAACAAGGTTCCCCCTGCCCCCGGCGAGGCCCATGGGGTCAGCAGCCCCGATCCCGGGGCCTCCGTCCCCTCGGTCTCGAGCGGTCTTTCTCCATCGGGTGGTGGCGCCCCACACAGCGGCACAGCAGGTTCCTCTGCCTCCGCCCTGGCTGCCGTCGGCGCCATTTCGATCAATGGCGAGGGCGCGGATCTGCCCTCCACGGCCCGTGTGCAGGCGAGGGAGCGTGCCGACCTCCAGGGCGGCCGCAGTCCCCACGCTGAGCTGAGATGTGTGGTGCCCGGAGCGGGCCAAGGTCTCCAGGCCTCACACGCAGGTGGCGTGGGCGCCGTGGTGCAAGCCATGAGGGGAGTTGGCCAGGCCAGCGGGCCTCCGACCCTGTCCACGAGCCTGGGGAAAGGCCGTGGGAGGAAGCAGCTCGGCCGCAAGGAGACTGCCCAGGCTCAGAAGCCTCCAGGGCGTCGCTGTCTGTTTCCTGGGCTTCTTGCGCCTCAGTGCCCCGTGCCTTCGCCGCCATCTTCTCCGGGGTCTCAGCCCAGCGGCCGTCGCCGTTCTCGGGCTTCTCCGTGGGGTCAGGCAGcccagccaggccctgccctccgAA CCGTGAATCTGAGCCAGGCCCTGCTCGCCGCCGTTGCCGCCATGCACCTGAGCCAGGCCCTGCTCGCCGCCGCCGCTACCGCCATGCACCTGAACCAGGCCCTGTTCgtcgtcgccgccgccgccgccgccgccgccgcacaCCCCAGCCAAGCCCTGATCTccaccgctgccgccgccgccgcc GCCCTGCCCCTCGGAGCTGCACCACCCCGCCACGCCCTCCTCTCAGCCGGCAAGCCGCCGGGCCAGGCGTTGGCCATCGAAGCTTCACCGCTCCGCCAGACCCTGCTCTCCATAGCCATGCGTCCGGGTCGGGCCCGGCCCTCCGTAGCCCTGCGCGCGGGTCGGGCCAGGCTCTTCACAGCAATGCCTCTGCACAAGGCCCTGCTCGCCGCCGCCGTCGTCGCTGCCGTGCCACCCCACCAGGTCCTGCTCTTCAGAGCCCCACAACTAGGCCTGGCGAGGCCCTCTGCTGCCCCGCAGCCCTGCCAGGTCTGGCTCTCAGCGGTCCTACATCCCACCCGGCTCCTCTTCGCTGCAACGGTGCATCCTGTCGAGGCCCTGTTCTCCACAACAGAGCTACCAGGCCAAGCCTTGCCCTCGAAATCCACGCCTCCCCTCCGGGCCCTACTCTCTGCAGCAGCCTCACAGCCAGTCCAGGCCCTGTTCTCCGGAGCCACGCCTCCACACTGGGGCCTGTCCTCCGGAGCCATGTTACCCAGCAAAGATCAGCAGTTCGCAGCCTCCCTTCTCCGCCTGGGCTAG